GGCTCTCTTCATCATTGCCGCCATCTCCGACTACGTGGACGGAAGCCTGGCGCGCAGGCTCGAGGTGCCGTCACGACTCGGTCAGTTTCTGGATCCCCTGGCCGACAAGGTGCTCGTGATCGGGACGTTTATCGTGCTTGCCTACAAGTATCCCGCGATCGTTCCCGTGTGGGTTGTCGTGGTGATCGCAATCCGCGCCATGTTCGTTACGGCTTTGCGATCCTGGGTGGAATCCAGAGGTCAATCGCTGCGGACGCTGGGGATCGCCAAACTAAAAACGGTGGCTCAACTCACGTTCCTTATCGGCACGCTGACGATCCTGCTTGCAGCCCGTTTGCCCGGCTTTCCCGGCGATATCGGTGCATGGATCCTCGGAACCACCATCCTCTACGTTCTTGCCGCCGCGGTCGCCGTCATCACGGCCGCCACCGGGCTGATTTATCTCTTCACGTTACCCGCCATGCCGCATGAGTCAGCGTGAGGAGGTAAGTCAGCGAGTCGCGCGCGAACTGCTGCGGATCGGGGCCGTCGTGTTTTCTCCGGGCCAGCCTTTTACCTGGGCCTCCGGAATCAAGTCGCCAATTTATGTCGACAATCGACTCACGATGAGTCATCCTGGTGTAAGGCGCGTGATCGCAGATGGCTTTGCTGCGATCATCGAGGAGGAGCGGCTCGAGGTCGACGCGATCGTCGGCACCGCCACCGCCGGCATTCCGCATGCCGCATGGCTCGCCGATGTCCTCGATCTGCCCATGGCCTACGTTCGCGGTTCGGCGAAGCAGCACGGTCGCCGCAACAAGGTGGAAGGCAGGCTGGATCCGGGCGCGCGCGTCGTCGTGATCGAGGATCTTGTGTCGACCGGTGGCTCGAGTCTCGAGGCCGTGCACGCGCTGCGCGACATGCGGGCTGAGGTGGTCGCCGTGATGGCGATCTTCACCTACGGCCTGCGCGCTGCATCCATCGCATTCAAGGAGGCCGGAATCCCGCTCCATACGCTGTCGGATTTCCGAGCGGTGGTTGCGGCGGCACGTGAGGATGGATCGCTGACGGACGACGACGTCGAGATGCTTCAGGTGTGGCATCGGCAGTTGTCAGCCGGCTCGTCCACGGACGGAGACTGATCCGATGTCCGTCACACTCGTATCGGTGGGGGATGAGTTGCTCGTCGGCCAGGTGGTCAACACCAACGCTGCGTGGCTGGGCGAGTATCTGACAGGAATCGGGATGATGCCGGTCCGGTCCGTTGTCGTTGGCGACTCGATCGAACTGATCGACACGGAATTATGCGACGCGTTCTCCCTCAGCGATCTGGTGGTGGTCACCGGTGGCCTCGGGCCGACGCACGACGACGTGACGCGACATGCGGTGGCGCGCTTCCTGGGAGTCGGTCTGCACCTGGAGGAGAAATGGTTTGGCCTGATCGAGCGTCGATTCTCTCAGCGGGGTATGACGGTCCCGGAGAGGAATCGGATCCAGGCCATGATACCGGACGGCATGGAGGTACTCGCAAACCGTGTCGGTACGGCGCCCGGGTTCTGGAAAAGCTGGGTGGCCGAGTCGGGTCCGAAGGCGATCGCGGTTTTGCCGGGCGTGCCGGGCGAGATGAAGTCGATGATGGAGGAGCAGGTTCGGCCGCGCCTGGAGCCGCTCACGAAGAGTCCGGTACGGCAGATCACGCTTCAGACGACAGGCATCGGGGAGTCGCACTTACAGGAGCTGCTGGCTGCTGAGGTAGAGGGGCTTTCCGATATACTCTCGCTGGCCTACTTGCCTTCGCTTTTCGGTGTGCGGCTTCGGATCACCGAGCGGCTGGAGCACGGCGGCACCGGTGAGGCGGCCGAGCGCCTTGCGAACCGATTGACGGACCTCGCCGGTGTCCACGTGTATGGTCGCGGTGAGGATCGTCTCGAGGCGGTGGTCGGGAAGATGCTTGAACGATCGGGCCAGACCGTAGCCGTGGCCGAGAGCTGCACGGGTGGTGCGATCTGCAACCTGCTGACGAATGTGGCTGGCGCCTCCGTGTACGTCGCGGGGGGTGTGGTCGCCTACAGTAACAGGTTGAAGCGCGACGTCTTGAAGGTTGAGGATTCGGTGATAGTCGAGCACGGTGCAGTTAGCGAGGCCGTGGCCACCGGCATGGCTCGCGGAGTGCGCCTGCTTTCGGGAGCCGATGTCGGACTGTCCACTACAGGCATTCTGGGTCCGGCCGGGGGCACACCCTCAAAGCCGGTTGGCACGGTATGGATCGCGTATGTCGACCGGCACGGCGAGGAAGCGCGGCAGCTGAGTCTCGGCCAGGACCGTCTGAAGAACAAGCAGCGAGCGGTCGCGGCTACTCTGGACCTGTTGCGCCGCCGCTTGATGGAGGCGGATTCCGGCGGCCGCGAGGCGGTCTGAATGGCGAAATCGCATTATATGTGCGGGAATTATGGACAGTTTGCGAATTGGAGTTATATTATGTGTAAGATATGTGTCACTATAATATGACACAGGGCTGTCAGCCGGTCGGAATATGTTTGGCGGGTCGACGGCTTGATGGCCTTGATGGCGTAGCCACCTGAGAAAAGAACACAAAAAAACGGAGTACGAAGCGGATGTCCTCACCAGATCCTGCAAAGACCAAGGCGCTTGATCTCGCAATCAAACAGATCGAGAAGAACTTTGGCAAAGGTGCAATCATGAGACTTGGCGATTCACCTGCCGTCACGATCGACAAGATTCCGACGGGGTCTTTGGCCCTCGACGCCGCTCTTGGCGTCGGCGGTGTTCCGAGGGGACGCGTCACGGAGATCTTTGGACCGGAATCCTCGGGAAAGACAACGCTGGCGACGCACATTATTGCAGAGGCGCAGCGTCTCGGCGGGATGTGTGCGTTCCTTGACGCGGAGCATGCGTTCGACGCGAGCTACGCGGCGAAGCTGGGCGTCGATACCGATTCGCTGCTCGTGTCACAGCCCGACACAGGTGAGCAGGCGTTGAACATATGCGACACGCTGGTCAGAAGCGGTGC
The genomic region above belongs to Rhodothermales bacterium and contains:
- the pgsA gene encoding CDP-diacylglycerol--glycerol-3-phosphate 3-phosphatidyltransferase; amino-acid sequence: MKYLPNTITILRILVTPAVLVFLLRPSTSALFWAWALFIIAAISDYVDGSLARRLEVPSRLGQFLDPLADKVLVIGTFIVLAYKYPAIVPVWVVVVIAIRAMFVTALRSWVESRGQSLRTLGIAKLKTVAQLTFLIGTLTILLAARLPGFPGDIGAWILGTTILYVLAAAVAVITAATGLIYLFTLPAMPHESA
- a CDS encoding orotate phosphoribosyltransferase; this translates as MSQREEVSQRVARELLRIGAVVFSPGQPFTWASGIKSPIYVDNRLTMSHPGVRRVIADGFAAIIEEERLEVDAIVGTATAGIPHAAWLADVLDLPMAYVRGSAKQHGRRNKVEGRLDPGARVVVIEDLVSTGGSSLEAVHALRDMRAEVVAVMAIFTYGLRAASIAFKEAGIPLHTLSDFRAVVAAAREDGSLTDDDVEMLQVWHRQLSAGSSTDGD
- a CDS encoding competence/damage-inducible protein A, giving the protein MSVTLVSVGDELLVGQVVNTNAAWLGEYLTGIGMMPVRSVVVGDSIELIDTELCDAFSLSDLVVVTGGLGPTHDDVTRHAVARFLGVGLHLEEKWFGLIERRFSQRGMTVPERNRIQAMIPDGMEVLANRVGTAPGFWKSWVAESGPKAIAVLPGVPGEMKSMMEEQVRPRLEPLTKSPVRQITLQTTGIGESHLQELLAAEVEGLSDILSLAYLPSLFGVRLRITERLEHGGTGEAAERLANRLTDLAGVHVYGRGEDRLEAVVGKMLERSGQTVAVAESCTGGAICNLLTNVAGASVYVAGGVVAYSNRLKRDVLKVEDSVIVEHGAVSEAVATGMARGVRLLSGADVGLSTTGILGPAGGTPSKPVGTVWIAYVDRHGEEARQLSLGQDRLKNKQRAVAATLDLLRRRLMEADSGGREAV